The stretch of DNA CCGGCTCGAACTAGCCGCCGAGGAGTGTAACAGCGAGCATCTCGGTCACGTCGGCGACGCCCACGAGCGCATGAACGCGCTGATCGACAGCCTCCTCAGCCTCGCTCGCGAGGGCGAACTCGCGGCGGACCCGGCGCCGGTCGACGTCGCCGACGTCGTCGAGAGCGCGTGGGCGACTGTCGCCACCGGCGACGCCGAACTCCGGGTCGCTGTCGAGGGGACGATCGCCGCCGACCGGAGTCGACTGTCACAGCTGTTCGAGAACCTCTTTCGCAACGCTGTGGAGCATGGCTCTACTACCAGTCAGACGGAGTCTGACGATGCCGTGGAGCACGGCGCCGCTGACGATGGGACACAGCCCGGTGACGTGGCCCCCGGGCCCGGCGTTACCGTCACCGTCGGCGAACTCGACGGCGGGTTCTTCGTGGCGGACGACGGCCCCGGCGTCCCCGAGAACGAACGCGAGTCGGTGTTCGAGACGGGCTACTCTACCGGGGAGGGGATTGGCTTTGGCCTCCCGATCGTCGAGCAGGTGGCGGAAGCCCACGGCTGGTCAGTCCGCCTCGTCGAGAGCGAGGGCGGCGGAGCGCGCTTCGAGTTCACCGGGGTCGACGGTCGCTGACTCACGCGTCGACGTCCAGCACCGCGGCCATCACCCGGCTCTCGGCTTTCCGCAGGTGTTCGGCGGCCGTCGACGGCGACACTCCGAGCGCCGCCGCCACGTCCTCGATCGAGCCGCGCCGGGGGCTGTCGTAGTAGCCGGCGTCGACCGCGGCCGCGACCGCCTCGCGCTGGCGTTGGGTCAGCCCGGAGTCGAACAGTTCACGCCGGCGGTCGTACTCGCCGACGCGGAGCACCTCGGTCCGCATCTCCTCTGGGAGTTCTTCCAGCGCCGGCCGGATCGCACCCGCCGTCCCGACCAGCGTGACCGTCGCGGTCCCGTCGCTGGCGAACTCGATCGGCGGGACGACCATGATCCCCGTCCGGGAGATCGCGTCGAGGATCTCCTCGTCCCGATCGGGCGTCTCCTGTTCGACGAACGCGTAGAACGTCCCGTTCTCCGCCGGCGTGAACGCCCACTCGAGCACCGAGGGCGCAGCCCGGAGCATCCCGGCGAACGCTTCGGGCTCGCCGTCGACGCGGTACAGCAGCGTGTCCCGGTCCGGCCCGGAGCGGTCCTCGTGGAGCAACACGTCGCGCTCGATGGTGTCGGAGTCACAGATCGCCTCGTGGACAGGGTTGATCGTCTCCTCGGAGAACGCGACGCGCAGCCGGACGTACTTCATCGACCACGGGGTCTGCCCGCTGGCGCTTAAAAATACCCGGTCGAGTGCGGCAGAACACGCCAGTGGAGGGCGCCCCAACCCCGGCTCGTGCCTCAGCAATCGCCGGTTATCGAGACGGTCGACGCCGAGCCGGACCCGCTGCTCGCGGACGCTCGACGGAGCATCGCCGACGCCGGTGTGGCCGGCGCCGTCGTGGACTCGCGGGCGATCGGCGACATCCCGACGCTGGAGATCCGCGGCGACCGTGTCCCGGCCGTCCTCGACGCGGTCCGGACGGGGCTCGGGCTCGATCACTGCTCCTGTGTGGTCGCACAGGAGTACGACACCCACGCCGAGAGCGTCTATCTCCTCCGGGCGTACGACGACCCGACCCGGGAGCTCGGCGTCGCCGTGCCGGTCCCCCTAGAGGAGAAGGTGAGCCACTCCGGCGCAGATGCGTTCCGGACGATCGACTGGCACGAGCGCGAAGCGTACGACCTGCTGGGGATCGAGTACGAAGACCACCCCGACCTGCGGCGGATTCTCCTGCCCGAGACGTGGCAGGGCCACCCGCTGAGCCGCGACTACGACGGGGACGGCCCGCAGATCGTGCCGCTCCGGGAGAACGAGGGGCGACTCACGGACGCCGAGGGGCAGGAGGCCGCCGACGGCGCGGAGACGATGCTCCTCAACGTCGGTCCCCACCATCCCGCGACCCACGGCGTGATGCACCTGCAGACCACGCTCGACGGCGAGCAGGTCGTCGACGTGGAGCCCGACATCGGCTACATCCACCGCTGTGAGGAGCAGATGTGCGAGGCCGGGACGTACCGCCACCAGATCATGCCGTACCCGGACCGCTGGGACTGGAGCGGCGCCGGCCTCTGTAACGAGTGGGCGTACGCCCGGGCAGCCGAGGCGCTTGCGGACATCGAGGTGCCCGAGTACGCACAGCTACTCAGGACGCTCACCGCCGAACTCAGCCGGATGCTCGGCCACTTCCTCGCGATCGGCGCCTACGCGCTCGACGTGGTCGGCGACTTCACGGCCACGTTCATGTACGCGATCCAGGAGCGCGAGCGCATCCAGAAACTGCTGGAGGACGTGACGGGCCAGCGGCTGATGTTCAACTACTTCCGGCTCGGCGGGGTGGTCTGGGATCTCCCCGATCCCCGCGACGAGTTCTTCGACGACGTGCGGGCGTTCCTCGAAGGGCTTCCCGAACGACTTCGGGAGTATCACAGCCTCCTGACCGAGAACGAACTGCTCCAGATGCGGACCGTCGACACCGGCCACCTCCCGCCCGAGACCGCAAAGCAGTACGGCTGTACGGGGCCGGTCGCGCGCGGCTCGGGCATCGACTACGACGTTCGCCGGGACGACCCCTACGGCTACTACGACGAACTCGACTGGAACGTCGTCACCGAGGACGACTGTGACAACTACGCCCGACTGCTCGTTCGGCTGCGCGAACTGGAGGAGTCCGCGACGATCGTCGATCAGTGTGTCGACCTGCTCGAAGACTGGCCCGAGGCGGACCGGACGATACAGGCCAGCGTCCCGCGGACGGTCAAGCCCGACGACGGCGCCGAGGTGTACCGGACCGTCGAGGCCGCG from Halolamina sediminis encodes:
- a CDS encoding NADH-quinone oxidoreductase subunit D yields the protein MADAGVAGAVVDSRAIGDIPTLEIRGDRVPAVLDAVRTGLGLDHCSCVVAQEYDTHAESVYLLRAYDDPTRELGVAVPVPLEEKVSHSGADAFRTIDWHEREAYDLLGIEYEDHPDLRRILLPETWQGHPLSRDYDGDGPQIVPLRENEGRLTDAEGQEAADGAETMLLNVGPHHPATHGVMHLQTTLDGEQVVDVEPDIGYIHRCEEQMCEAGTYRHQIMPYPDRWDWSGAGLCNEWAYARAAEALADIEVPEYAQLLRTLTAELSRMLGHFLAIGAYALDVVGDFTATFMYAIQERERIQKLLEDVTGQRLMFNYFRLGGVVWDLPDPRDEFFDDVRAFLEGLPERLREYHSLLTENELLQMRTVDTGHLPPETAKQYGCTGPVARGSGIDYDVRRDDPYGYYDELDWNVVTEDDCDNYARLLVRLRELEESATIVDQCVDLLEDWPEADRTIQASVPRTVKPDDGAEVYRTVEAAKGELGIYIRSDGTDQPARFKIRGPSFSNLQALPEMTTGEMLPDLIATLGSLDTIMGEVDR
- a CDS encoding helix-turn-helix domain-containing protein — translated: MKYVRLRVAFSEETINPVHEAICDSDTIERDVLLHEDRSGPDRDTLLYRVDGEPEAFAGMLRAAPSVLEWAFTPAENGTFYAFVEQETPDRDEEILDAISRTGIMVVPPIEFASDGTATVTLVGTAGAIRPALEELPEEMRTEVLRVGEYDRRRELFDSGLTQRQREAVAAAVDAGYYDSPRRGSIEDVAAALGVSPSTAAEHLRKAESRVMAAVLDVDA